One stretch of Legionella birminghamensis DNA includes these proteins:
- the bioB gene encoding biotin synthase BioB — protein MIRPEGGWSLEQVAAVYSQPFNDLIFAAHQTHREHHSPNRLQVATLLSIKTGACPEDCGYCSQSGHYKTHVEKEKLMDLEQVLQAAREAKEGGAKRFCMGAAWRCPPDKSLPKLKTMIEEVKGLGLETCMTLGMLNEEQAVFLKEAGLDYYNHNIDTSPSYYNKVATTRTFDERLQTLEHVRNAGINVCCGGILGLGETREDRIEFLMTLANMEVPPESVPINRLIPVEGTPLAKANPAEGIELVRTIATARLLMPASMIRLTAGRTAMSDELQALCYFAGANSVFAGDKLLTEENPQRAKDKTLFDKLGLETSLA, from the coding sequence ATGATCAGACCCGAAGGTGGCTGGAGTCTTGAGCAAGTAGCTGCTGTCTATTCTCAACCGTTTAATGATCTGATATTTGCAGCACATCAGACCCATCGTGAACATCATTCTCCAAACAGATTGCAAGTCGCCACATTGCTTAGTATTAAGACCGGGGCCTGTCCTGAAGATTGCGGCTATTGTTCGCAAAGCGGCCATTATAAAACCCATGTTGAGAAAGAAAAGCTAATGGATCTGGAACAGGTTCTGCAGGCTGCCAGGGAGGCTAAAGAGGGTGGTGCCAAACGTTTTTGTATGGGGGCTGCCTGGCGCTGTCCGCCAGATAAATCCCTTCCCAAGCTTAAAACCATGATCGAAGAAGTGAAAGGGCTCGGTTTGGAAACCTGTATGACCCTGGGCATGTTGAACGAGGAACAAGCTGTATTCCTCAAGGAAGCCGGGCTGGATTATTACAATCACAATATTGATACTTCCCCCTCGTACTATAACAAAGTAGCCACTACGCGTACTTTTGATGAGCGTTTACAAACACTCGAGCATGTACGGAATGCCGGAATCAATGTCTGCTGCGGCGGCATACTCGGGCTGGGAGAGACCAGAGAGGATCGCATAGAATTTCTGATGACGCTTGCCAACATGGAGGTGCCTCCCGAGAGTGTGCCGATTAACCGCCTGATTCCCGTAGAGGGGACCCCCCTGGCAAAAGCGAATCCTGCAGAAGGCATTGAGTTGGTACGTACTATCGCAACTGCCAGGCTATTAATGCCTGCCAGTATGATTCGATTGACTGCAGGAAGAACGGCAATGAGCGACGAGCTTCAGGCCCTGTGCTATTTTGCCGGTGCAAACTCCGTATTCGCTGGTGATAAATTATTAACAGAGGAAAATCCGCAACGGGCGAAAGATAAAACCTTGTTTGACAAGTTAGGACTGGAAACCAGTCTGGCATGA
- a CDS encoding aminotransferase class I/II-fold pyridoxal phosphate-dependent enzyme: MKQTIDRYLDSIKSRGLYRSRILAERKGFCNFSSNDYLCLADDKQVQQAFQKAFEKYPVGSGASQAVCGYHTAHKMLEDAFSQFMDVDGALLFSSGYAANLAIVSMLAKLDTHVIIDKCVHASFYDGISLAAARYTRFLHNDRNDLLKKLAQQDNGGVVLSEGIFSMSGQQPDLRQMAKDTHPHNYVCIIDEAHSFGVLGERGRGATTFYGLSQKEIPLRIIPFGKAMGAQGAIVIGQGEWIEALFQSGRSTIYSTAISPALAYGLLYSLEALERADEKRTHIKQLITYFKGKIQKSPLRWRDSSTAIQQLQLGCPEQAANYTTQLLERKIICLCMREPTVSRRETGLRVVLNANHCQKDIDYLFASLHEIYEN, from the coding sequence ATGAAGCAAACGATAGATCGATATCTGGATTCCATTAAATCCAGGGGATTGTATCGCAGCCGGATCCTGGCAGAGAGAAAAGGATTTTGCAATTTCAGTTCGAATGACTACTTGTGCCTGGCTGATGACAAACAAGTGCAACAGGCTTTTCAAAAGGCATTTGAAAAGTACCCTGTCGGCAGTGGTGCTTCTCAGGCTGTCTGTGGCTATCATACTGCCCATAAGATGCTTGAAGATGCATTCAGTCAGTTTATGGATGTAGATGGCGCTTTATTATTCAGCTCAGGCTACGCTGCCAATTTGGCGATTGTATCCATGCTGGCAAAGCTGGACACTCACGTAATAATCGATAAATGCGTACATGCTTCCTTTTATGACGGCATTAGTCTGGCAGCTGCCAGATATACACGGTTCCTGCATAACGACAGAAATGATTTGCTTAAAAAGTTGGCGCAACAAGACAATGGCGGGGTAGTACTCTCAGAAGGAATATTCAGTATGAGCGGTCAGCAGCCGGATTTAAGGCAGATGGCTAAAGATACCCACCCTCACAATTATGTATGCATTATTGATGAAGCACATTCATTCGGCGTCCTCGGGGAAAGAGGGCGCGGTGCAACAACTTTTTATGGCTTGAGCCAAAAGGAAATCCCCTTACGCATTATTCCTTTTGGAAAGGCTATGGGAGCCCAGGGCGCGATCGTAATTGGTCAAGGCGAATGGATTGAAGCTTTATTCCAGTCAGGCCGCTCGACTATTTATTCCACTGCCATCAGCCCGGCTCTGGCCTATGGTCTTCTTTATTCACTTGAGGCTTTAGAGCGGGCGGATGAAAAAAGAACGCATATAAAGCAACTGATTACTTACTTTAAAGGTAAAATTCAAAAGTCCCCTTTGCGCTGGCGCGACTCATCGACTGCTATTCAGCAGTTACAGTTAGGTTGCCCCGAGCAAGCCGCCAATTATACTACTCAATTACTGGAGAGAAAAATAATATGCCTGTGTATGCGCGAGCCTACCGTGTCC